One stretch of Zingiber officinale cultivar Zhangliang chromosome 6B, Zo_v1.1, whole genome shotgun sequence DNA includes these proteins:
- the LOC121988395 gene encoding chitinase-like protein 1, with the protein MRAMLLTMRLLLAVAVVAAVAGGWAEAGKPKLKTCDKGWECSGSIYCCNETITDYFQVYQFENLFSKRNAPVSHAVGFWDYQSFIAAAALFEPLGFGTTGDKLTKMREVAAFLGHVGSKTSCGYGVATGGPLAWGLCYNHEMSPSQDYCEKDYLYPCIEGVEYYGRGALPVYWNYNYGLVGDGIKVDLLNHPEFLEQNATIAFQAAMWRWMTPMKKKQPSAHDVFVGNWKPTTNDTLSKRLPGFGLTMNILYGDSICGQGFIDSMNNIISHYQYYLDLMGVGRGSSGDNVDCAEQVPFNPSYKAATT; encoded by the exons ATGCGTGCGATGTTGCTCACGATGAGGCTGCTGCTGGCGGTGGCGGTGGTGGCGGCGGTGGCGGGTGGCTGGGCGGAGGCCGGCAAGCCGAAGCTGAAGACGTGCGACAAGGGGTGGGAGTGCAGCGGCAGCATCTACTGCTGCAACGAGACCATCACCGACTACTTCCAGGTGTACCAGTTCGAGAACCTCTTCAGCAAGCGCAACGCGCCGGTCTCACATGCCGTCGGCTTCTGGGACTACCAGTCCTTCATCGCCGCCGCCGCCCTCTTTGAGCCCCTCGGGTTCGGGACCACCGGCGATAAGCTTACCAAGATGAGGGAGGTCGCCGCCTTCCTCGGCCATGTCGGCAGCAAAACCTCCT GTGGGTATGGTGTTGCCACTGGTGGCCCACTTGCATGGGGATTATGTTATAATCATGAAATGAGCCCAAGCCAAGATTATTGCGAGAAAGACTACCTCTATCCTTGCATTGAAGGTGTTGAATATTATGGGCGTGGGGCTCTACCTGTGTACTG GAACTACAACTATGGTCTAGTTGGTGATGGCATAAAGGTCGACCTTTTGAACCATCCAGAGTTCCTCGAGCAGAATGCTACTATAGCTTTCCAAGCAGCCATGTGGAGGTGGATGACACCGATGAAGAAGAAGCAGCCTTCGGCGCATGATGTTTTTGTCGGGAACTGGAAGCCCACAACGAACGATACCTTGTCCAAAAGGTTGCCGGGATTCGGACTCACCATGAACATTTTGTACGGAGATAGTATTTGTGGCCAAGGCTTCATTGATTCCATGAACAACATCATATCACACTACCAGTATTACTTGGACCTGATGGGAGTAGGGCGTGGAAGCTCGGGCGACAACGTGGATTGTGCAGAACAAGTGCCTTTCAACCCATCTTACAAAGCTGCTACAACCTAA